A portion of the bacterium genome contains these proteins:
- a CDS encoding electron transfer flavoprotein subunit beta/FixA family protein, with amino-acid sequence MKIAVCVKQVPDSETRINLAAPAATLDESGFTRVLNPYDAFAVEEAVKIKEAGGEVEVTAITVGSDAVKETLKKDCLAVGCDKAVIIGDEALRGADEMAVATAMAAVIKRDGFDLVLTGIKAIDDDSGQLGVLLAEMLGMAHVSTITKLALGDGTLTAEREIEGGKEVVEASLPAVLTCQKGLNEPRLPSLPNIMKAGMKPMESVTCADLGIEVPASLVTVKQYAPPAPRGACKFISPDDPAAAARELARLLHEEAKVI; translated from the coding sequence ATGAAGATTGCCGTGTGTGTGAAGCAGGTTCCCGACTCGGAGACCCGGATCAACCTCGCCGCGCCCGCCGCGACGCTGGACGAATCCGGCTTCACCCGGGTCCTGAACCCCTACGACGCCTTCGCCGTCGAAGAAGCCGTGAAGATCAAGGAAGCCGGCGGCGAGGTCGAAGTGACGGCCATCACCGTGGGCAGCGACGCGGTCAAGGAGACCCTGAAGAAGGACTGCCTGGCCGTCGGCTGCGACAAGGCCGTGATCATCGGCGACGAGGCCCTGCGGGGTGCCGACGAGATGGCCGTCGCCACGGCCATGGCCGCGGTGATCAAGCGCGACGGATTCGACCTGGTGCTGACCGGCATCAAGGCCATCGACGACGACAGCGGCCAGCTCGGCGTGCTGCTGGCCGAGATGCTGGGCATGGCCCATGTCTCGACCATCACCAAGCTCGCCCTGGGTGACGGCACCCTCACCGCCGAACGCGAGATCGAGGGCGGCAAGGAAGTCGTCGAGGCCTCGCTGCCCGCGGTGCTCACCTGCCAGAAGGGCCTGAACGAGCCTCGCCTGCCGAGCCTGCCCAACATCATGAAGGCCGGCATGAAGCCCATGGAGAGCGTCACCTGTGCCGACCTGGGCATCGAGGTGCCCGCGAGCCTGGTCACGGTCAAGCAGTACGCGCCCCCGGCGCCGCGTGGCGCCTGCAAGTTCATCAGCCCGGACGACCCCGCCGCCGCGGCCCGCGAACTCGCGCGCCTGCTGCACGAAGAAGCCAAAGTCATCTGA
- a CDS encoding chalcone isomerase family protein: MARLFGRFGLVALVLLVVAPAALAIVEPDTETEYPDTITLTAGDTSYGLKATGVGLREKTFLKVDVYTIVSYVSDAASLGANAGTELVDLDAPKQIRMDLRRSFSREKLIDALVGVIEKNYDDTSAFDADMETFQGYFTRDAQEGDVIIFTYLPGTGLTTNLNGEDKGVIANFAFTRALWTVWFGSKPADKGLKEDLLGAL, translated from the coding sequence ATGGCCAGATTGTTCGGAAGGTTCGGGCTCGTCGCCCTGGTTCTGCTCGTCGTGGCGCCCGCTGCGCTCGCCATCGTCGAACCCGACACCGAGACCGAGTACCCCGACACGATCACCCTGACCGCCGGCGACACCAGCTACGGGCTCAAGGCGACCGGCGTGGGCCTCCGTGAGAAGACCTTCCTGAAGGTGGACGTCTACACCATCGTGTCGTACGTGAGCGACGCGGCCAGCCTGGGTGCCAACGCGGGCACCGAGCTGGTCGATCTGGACGCGCCCAAGCAGATCCGCATGGACCTGCGCCGGAGCTTCAGCCGCGAGAAGCTCATCGACGCCCTCGTCGGCGTGATCGAGAAGAACTACGACGACACCAGCGCCTTCGACGCCGACATGGAGACCTTCCAGGGCTACTTCACCCGCGACGCCCAGGAGGGTGACGTCATCATCTTCACCTACCTGCCCGGCACCGGCCTGACGACGAACCTGAATGGCGAGGACAAGGGCGTCATCGCCAACTTCGCCTTCACGCGGGCCCTCTGGACCGTGTGGTTCGGCAGCAAGCCGGCGGACAAGGGGCTCAAGGAAGACCTGCTCGGCGCGCTCTAG
- a CDS encoding carbamoyltransferase, with protein MNILGISAFYHDSAACLVQDGHIVAAAQEERFTRRKHDAGFPHHAVRYCLAEGGVDRDQVDVVVFYDKPLTKFGRLAKTWFATAPHGLRPFLMALPVWLREKLWIPADIEAALAAAGAGRPGAMYFCEHHQSHAASAFFPSPYRSAAVLTMDGVGEWATTSICHGRDNRLDVLEELHFPHSLGLLYSAFTYFTGFRVNSGEYKLMGLAPYGEPVYADTIREHLVDLRADGSFALNMDYFGFHDDLRMTNDRFAALFGGPAREPETAMTRREMDLARSVQEVTEEIVLRQVAHAHAVTGERNLCLAGGVALNCVANGRIIREGPFENVWIQPAAGDAGGALGAALHVWHQVQDNPRAPDGGRDTMRGAYLGPEFPDDEIAAWLDARGYPYETLDDQDLPGRVAGLIDAQNVVGLFQGRMEFGPRALGNRSIVGDARSPRMQSVLNLKIKYRESFRPFAPSCLEERIGEYFDIDRPSPYMLLVAQVRPERCLETSREHADDDLYAWVNEPRSDVPAITHVDYSARIQSVDRTTNPRYHAIIDAFRERTGYGIIINTSFNVRGEPIVGTPEDAYRCFMRTEMDWLVLGTHLLAKTAQPRLAEKAEAWQEEFPLD; from the coding sequence ATGAACATTCTCGGCATCAGCGCCTTCTATCACGACTCGGCCGCCTGCCTGGTGCAGGACGGGCACATCGTGGCCGCCGCCCAGGAGGAGCGATTCACGCGCCGCAAGCACGACGCCGGTTTTCCCCACCACGCGGTGCGCTACTGCCTGGCCGAGGGGGGCGTCGACCGTGACCAGGTCGACGTCGTCGTGTTCTACGACAAGCCCCTGACCAAGTTCGGCCGCCTGGCCAAGACCTGGTTCGCCACCGCGCCCCACGGCCTGCGGCCCTTCCTCATGGCCCTGCCGGTCTGGCTGCGGGAGAAGCTCTGGATCCCGGCGGACATCGAAGCCGCCCTGGCCGCGGCGGGCGCCGGCCGGCCCGGGGCCATGTATTTCTGCGAGCACCACCAGTCGCACGCGGCCAGCGCCTTCTTTCCGAGCCCCTACCGCTCGGCCGCCGTGCTGACCATGGACGGCGTCGGCGAGTGGGCCACGACGAGCATCTGCCACGGCCGCGACAACCGTCTGGACGTGCTCGAAGAGCTCCATTTCCCCCACTCCCTGGGCCTGCTCTACTCGGCCTTCACCTACTTCACCGGCTTCCGCGTGAACTCGGGCGAGTACAAGCTCATGGGCCTCGCGCCCTACGGCGAACCGGTGTATGCCGACACGATCCGCGAGCACCTCGTCGACCTGCGGGCCGACGGTTCCTTCGCCCTGAACATGGACTACTTCGGCTTCCACGACGACCTGCGCATGACCAACGACCGCTTCGCCGCCCTGTTCGGCGGTCCGGCCCGCGAGCCCGAGACGGCCATGACCCGCCGCGAGATGGATCTGGCCCGTTCGGTGCAGGAGGTGACCGAGGAGATCGTGCTGCGCCAGGTGGCCCACGCCCATGCCGTCACCGGGGAGCGCAACCTCTGCCTGGCCGGCGGCGTGGCCCTGAACTGCGTGGCCAACGGCCGCATCATCCGCGAGGGCCCCTTCGAGAACGTGTGGATCCAGCCGGCCGCCGGCGATGCGGGCGGCGCCCTCGGCGCGGCCCTGCACGTGTGGCACCAGGTGCAGGACAACCCGCGTGCGCCGGACGGCGGACGCGACACCATGCGCGGCGCCTACCTCGGCCCGGAGTTCCCGGACGACGAGATCGCCGCCTGGCTCGACGCCCGCGGCTACCCCTACGAGACGTTGGACGACCAGGATCTGCCCGGGCGGGTCGCCGGGCTCATCGACGCGCAGAACGTCGTCGGCCTCTTCCAGGGCCGCATGGAGTTCGGACCGCGCGCCCTGGGCAACCGTTCCATCGTCGGCGATGCGCGCTCGCCGCGGATGCAGTCGGTGCTGAACCTCAAGATCAAGTACCGCGAGAGCTTCCGGCCCTTCGCGCCGTCCTGCCTCGAGGAGCGGATCGGCGAGTACTTCGACATCGACCGCCCTTCGCCGTACATGCTCCTGGTCGCCCAGGTGCGACCCGAGCGTTGCCTGGAGACGTCGCGGGAGCATGCCGACGACGACCTCTACGCGTGGGTCAACGAACCGCGCTCCGACGTGCCCGCCATCACGCACGTGGACTACTCGGCGCGCATCCAGTCGGTCGACCGCACGACCAATCCGCGCTACCACGCGATCATCGACGCCTTCCGCGAACGGACGGGCTACGGCATCATCATCAACACCAGCTTCAACGTGCGGGGCGAGCCCATCGTGGGCACGCCCGAGGACGCCTACCGCTGCTTCATGCGCACCGAGATGGACTGGCTCGTCCTGGGCACCCATCTGCTCGCCAAGACCGCCCAGCCCCGCCTCGCCGAGAAGGCCGAGGCCTGGCAGGAGGAATTCCCCCTCGACTGA
- a CDS encoding electron transfer flavoprotein subunit alpha/FixB family protein, translating to MPNIAVFIEQRDGALKKVAWQMLSEARRVADVAGGEVWGVYLGPNADAAAAEAGKYGADKVFAAADDAFTVYNSELWGTALASFVKAKSPDVLLVGSTAMGKDLGPKTAAKLGCACVSDAVGLKHDGAWEVRRPVFAGKCFTDVTWSGATAVVGIRPNAFVVAEKGGSAAVETFDAGLGGVTPKATVKSVEASTGGKVTLTEAEIVVSGGRGIKGPENYPLIEKLADAFGAAAGASRAIVDAGWVDYSHQVGQTGKTVGPNLYVACGISGAIQHLAGMSSSKCIVAINKDEAAPIFKAADYGIVADLFDVVPVLTDEVGKIRG from the coding sequence ATGCCGAACATCGCAGTCTTCATCGAGCAGCGCGACGGCGCCCTCAAGAAGGTGGCCTGGCAGATGCTCAGCGAGGCCCGCCGCGTAGCCGACGTCGCCGGTGGCGAGGTCTGGGGCGTGTACCTGGGCCCCAATGCCGACGCGGCCGCCGCCGAGGCCGGCAAGTACGGGGCCGACAAGGTCTTCGCCGCCGCGGACGACGCCTTCACCGTCTACAACAGCGAACTCTGGGGCACGGCCCTGGCCAGCTTCGTCAAGGCGAAGTCGCCGGACGTCCTGCTGGTCGGCTCGACGGCCATGGGCAAGGACCTCGGTCCGAAGACCGCCGCCAAGCTGGGCTGCGCGTGCGTCAGCGACGCCGTCGGCCTCAAGCACGACGGCGCGTGGGAAGTGCGCCGTCCGGTCTTCGCCGGCAAGTGCTTCACCGATGTGACGTGGAGCGGCGCCACCGCCGTGGTGGGCATCCGCCCCAACGCCTTCGTGGTGGCCGAGAAGGGCGGCAGCGCCGCGGTCGAGACGTTCGACGCCGGCCTCGGCGGCGTGACGCCCAAGGCCACGGTCAAGAGCGTCGAGGCCAGCACCGGCGGCAAGGTCACCCTGACCGAGGCCGAGATCGTCGTCTCCGGCGGGCGCGGCATCAAGGGTCCGGAGAACTACCCGCTCATCGAGAAGCTGGCCGACGCCTTCGGTGCCGCCGCCGGCGCCAGCCGCGCCATCGTCGATGCGGGCTGGGTCGACTACTCCCACCAGGTGGGCCAGACGGGCAAGACCGTCGGACCGAACCTCTATGTCGCGTGCGGCATCAGCGGGGCGATCCAGCACCTGGCGGGCATGAGCAGCAGCAAGTGCATCGTCGCGATCAACAAGGACGAGGCGGCCCCGATCTTCAAGGCCGCCGACTACGGCATCGTCGCCGACCTGTTCGACGTGGTGCCGGTCCTGACCGACGAGGTCGGCAAGATCCGCGGCTAG